From the genome of Podospora bellae-mahoneyi strain CBS 112042 chromosome 2, whole genome shotgun sequence:
AAGGATGAAGGCAGGAGCGAAGCATCAAAATTTGAAAAACTGGCCGTCAGACATACTGTGATCCCAAGTTGGCGGTTTGTGGGGTGGgctgtgtggtggtgtggcttCTCGAAAAACGGTCTCTTCGGTTCACGGCTCGCTACGGGAATGTTGTGTGACCGCGTTTGGTCTGTCTCTCACCCCCGCCCTGGAAGTAGGCGCATTCCTTTGTTGCGTTTTGCGGGAACTTGAATTGGTAGGTGGGAAGAAGCAAAGGagtctgtctgtctgttaCTGTCAGGCAATCGCTATAAGCCGATGGATGGGATAGCGGGGTATAGGGTTTTGGTTGTGGTCGTGGTCAAGGAATCCTGATTCTGAGCGGGCATAGATCCGACAGCTGCGGGGAAACCCCAAGCAGCCCTAATGGAGAGAGGCCAGAACAAAGACAGGTCTCGAAGCCGAGCTACCAGCTGCATGTCCGATGAGCTTGCTGAGCTTCATGCAGCTTCGTCCCCGTCCAGCCGCTGAGCTGCACCAGCCGTGCCTGGGGCCGGACGGGGTTATGCTAGCTGGACGGAACGGGGAGGCGAAAGACCCAAGGAGCTGCAGCAGAGGTGGAAGTCGCCTGTTCGGTGCCTTGATCAAATGTCAGGTGGTCCGGGTggcatcaaccccaaccgtCCTGGGCCGAGCTCGATCTTGTCCATGGGACAAGATCCGCCATCGTGCCCCAGCAGACAGACTGATGGCTTCCAGGTTGCgcggggcggggagggtgcttGGGGCTAcatggtgtgtgtgtgtgctgtgCTTCGACGGGAGCGGAGAAGTAGGTCTGCgctctacctacctagtcTGTCGTGTAACACGGCCTGCGTAtcgaggtgagggtggagaggaagttGCGGCCTTTGGTGGTTCTGGCAAATATGCCCCGCAGCATGAGAATGGGATTTGTTGGAATGCCATACCAGACCCAAAATCAAAAGTATTTATTCCTCTGCGAGTCTTTTTCTTATCTTCATTGAAGACCATTGCTGAAAAGTTATTCAATTGATCAGTAACATGGGCGCACTGGGGACCACACCGCTGTCCTTGATACAATCAAATTCAAGGCCCATCAAATTCATGAGGATGCTTTCGTTCAAGGTTGGTTTTTTGCTCGACTCGGAGATAGCATTCCTGCTTTCCAGGTTGGTCGGCAGTAGGGCCCACTTGGCACCGGAACCAGCCCGCTGGCTGACAGGGGTCGGCTTGCTGCCAGTGCCAGACATTAGAGCTTCACTGGGCTCACCTTAGCTTAGACCTTCCCGAACACCTTCCTGATCAACACCGACAGGTACAAGTACgtgaaaacaaaacaaaggGCCATGTACCAGGGAGAATTACCCTATCGACCTAGCTCGGCAGCCATCATGCAGATGCTCCGCGCGCTTTCTTGCTTAGGATGCGACTATCATACGACTCGGTTGAGTGCGGTGCTCGATGCTCTGCATAGAAGACAGGATATGTGGATTATGAAACTCCCACGCTGAAACCTGCTCGAGAGAGTGCGTCTTTTGATCTGCCAACCCGATAATCAACTCTCTCAACAATCTTCACGATGTTTCAGGGTCATTAGCTATCCTCGAAGGCCCTCATCCCCAAATCCCCATCTGACAAACCAAGCGATCTCCCAAGGAAGTGGAAGACGGACGCCACCTCCGCATTTTCCAGTTCCACTAACAAGGAGCCCTGGTTCTGGAGAAGGACGTCTAGCTTCCTAGATATGGATTTTGATTTGAAAGATCCATTGTGGCGGCCAAGTAAGAAAAATTTACACATGATCTTGTAAAAAAGAACGGCAGCATCAAGATCTCTCCTGGGGACAATGCTGTCTACGTCCAGCTACCAGGTGAGGTTGAAACAGGATGCTGTGCCAAGAAAGTCAAGACGGTCCCACAAGACGCCAATTCACACTTTGGGCTAGCGCTCcactgcctgcctgcctgcctgcaAGCACGGGCCAAACTCTATTTGGTCGCCGCTCATAGGTAGGCGTGCCAGGGACCACCTCGCCAGCCTCAGACATCTACTTCAGGGACCGATCAAAACATCCGCCAAATTTTCTGCAGGTACTTACTTTCAAGAAGAGTGGAAAGAAACGACCACCGGCATACCATCTTCATAACAGCGGATACATAAAAACACACGCCATGGAGACCTCAACGCCCCGAGTTACCTGCGCCTACCTCAACTCATACGTCGGCAGGAATGTTATGGTCGTGGGCAAAGTTGCCCAAATCCGCGGTGAAGACGCCATCATCGACGCCGACGGCAACATCTCTTGCAAGCTGAATCGCGTAAgcctctccccctcatccatcTTGTCTCTCCCTCAAGCTTCCCCACACAACCAATCCAACCTAATCGACCACAACATGCACAAGATCCGATCAGAACACATAACCACACAGACATATCACCTCTGCAGCTCCCCGCATTATCCACAACCACACGCAGACAAACAACAAGCTTTCCGAGCAAGCAAGGCTAACATGTTGTTACCCTCTGTAGGATGCCCACCTGGTCCCGGGCAACGGTGTCCAAGTCATTGGCAAAGTAAACCCAGACCTGTCAGTCAAAGTCCTCAGCTCCCTTGACCTGGGCACGGGCGTTGGTGAGTGTTTTTTGCTTGCATGTCCTCCCCCTTGCCACAGATAACACTGACAGGTTTGGTTTTCAACAACAGACTACAACCTTGCCAACACAGTGGTGGAGATAACACATCAGCACAAGAACTTGTTTACCAACGAGTAGACGTCATACTGAACTTAATAGAGCATATAcctattttttttcttttttttctctttttttcttttcttttctagCAACTCGAGATCGGAGATCCTTTCATGGAAGCATGACTCgactatttttttttggtgtggCTCATAGATAATGGCAAATAGAGCTATTGGCTTGCTGATAAATCTATACATTCTCTCAAACTGTTGGGAACACACAGATGTTAGATACGAGgcctcatcccatctcagTCTCTTTCTCGCCTCCACACTGACCATCTGCTCTGCCCTTGAggttcttcttgtcgtccCTCGCCGCACCTCCTTTCCCCTCACCTCTTGTCGCCCTGACCCTGTTTTTTCTGCCCCAAGctccctgctgctggtgctccCCTCGCCGATTCTACCCGCGGAAACCTGTGGTCTAGCCCCTCAGCGAAAGGATCCGACGATGGCATGTGATGGGGTTAGGAGAACCTACATTGATTGATCAGCGAGTGCGAGGCCTGAAAGCGGTTATTTCGTTGCCTACTGAATAGGTGAGTGGCCTTTGTATTCACAGTACGTATAGACCTGGCTTTTTTCAAGCTTGCGGGTCCATACACACAAGGGCAATATGTTTATAATGTGACTCATAAAATGTGCCCCTTCTTCGCGGCCTATATCATGAATGACAGGACAAGATATGGCTTTCGTGAATAAAGTGTCGTTGTCTTTGACTGTTGTACAACAGCCCGGGATCctcacaccatcaccagttACAGAAAAACCGCTTCAAATACCCGTCCGTTACTCTGGTCAGAGAGACCTTTGAAGGATCCTAAACCagaaccctcccccccacacacacaccaaaaTCCGGAGAGCACATTTCGTGAATCTCTTACCCTCATCACACAAGCACCACTATTACAGCCAAGAAATCTTCATGTCATCTCAGTCAAACGGGCTTGTCCAGCTCTTACACTCAAGGATACCTGGGAATGCGCGATTATTAGTTCTTTCCAAAAGACAGATATACCCACTGTCACTCGGTGTCCGTCCTACGATCACCAGGAGAGCCAGACTGGGGGAGTACAGTAATGAGTATCTCCTCCTCTGAGAACAGTGCTAACACATCTAGTGACAGTGAGTGGTGTAAGATTCATAAAGACACTTGGCAAAACAAAATTCATCCTTAATGAGATGTAAACAAGCGACAGCCGCAATATGCAgacccccctcccgtcccccctCCTGTCCCGCCTTCACACACAACACGAACACACAGACAACTCCCCCCCTCATACACTCAATATCAATACTCTTTGCTTTGACATTTGACTAACACTAAAGCTAAAGTAACtcacacctcccccatcgcTGCAAAAactcccttccccttcccctccccaaatcatAGTGATGTaatgccatcaccaccccccaaacgCGCTCAGTCCCTTCTTCCAACCCAGAACCAGATATCCtgttcccccttttccagaacacccccccacccaatccatccatccaggCTATGCGGTtcaaaacgaaaaaaaaaaaaaccacttGTTATTCCCCTATCCCTTTTCCAAAACCACCGAACCACTCCTATTCTTGCATCAAACatataaaaacaaaaaattAAAAGCAAGACAGAAAGAAACcgaaaaaaacaacaacattgTTGCtgatttgttgttgttgtagtcGCATAAAACATAAAAAGTTGGAACAAAAGTGGGTATCTACTCGACATCATCGAAAGTGGAATGTGTCGTTTTGTCGCGCATCAAGACGGCGCTCGTGGGGCGTGCCTGTGTTGCTTGTCGTAAAATCGGAAAAGTTATCGTGAGCGAAAAAATCGTATTCGACTGCAGGCGAATCAGGACAAGGTTGCTTGGTGGGAAGGCTATCTTCCTAATTAGTATCCCTTTCCAGCACCATGTGGTTCCGTCCATGTGTTCTCGCCCAGTGGCGCTCCGAATTCGTCACCACCTTGACGTTTCCGCCTAGTAGAGGGCGGCGAGCTAGGCTGCATGGCCAACTCGGTACCGAGAAGGTTGTCGAAATCGATTGCATTGGTGCTTTCGAGGAGCTGTTGGGCGAGTGCGGCCTCGTCCAGATCCTGAAGGCTCCCGAGATCAATCTCAGGCAGCCTATGGGAAGGTGATCCGGTGGTGAAGTTGTTGGCTTCGCTCAGGAGCTGGGCAAGGTTCGCGGTGAAGGGTGATTCGAAGTGCTGTGCATCATCGTCATGCACAAAATGTGCCTGGGTAGGGGCGTGTCGGGGACTTCGTCGTCTGCCGGAAGAGCTGGGGGGGGCCAGCAGGCCGTGGTTGGATCCCGATCGGGGAGTGGTAATCCTGCGGGTGGTCATGTAGACATCGATCGGCGATTTGACAATGCTTCGATGGGACCGCATCGACCTAGAGACACTCCTTGTTATGGGGCGATGACTGGGCGTCGGCCTGGTTGGTGTCCTGAACACACCGGCGGCAGTGGAACTGGGAGGTGGAGTGGATGGGCATCGGGGAGGTGTACCAAACAACTCTTGATCGAGTTGGTCGCCGCCGTTGGCTGGCGTACCAGTGCGCGCTGGAAGAGTGTTGTGGTTCTCCTTGCCCGATGTAGCGGACTTGGCCACCTGACCGTGAGTGACTGTTTGTGTGGCATTTGCCGAAAGCTCCCCAAGAACCCGGGGCATTGCATCCTTCCTAGGTGACGGGAAGAGCAGCCTTCTTGTGCTGCCGAGATCATCTTCAACTGCTATGGGGCTGTCCGCTGTTCCACTACCCGTCGAGTGAGTTGATCCCGGCAAGCGCTGTTTTGGGGAGCTCCGCAAGTTTAAAAGCTTGTCATCGGTCGCGATTGTGTTGTGGCTTTCTGGTAGCGTCCCGTTCTCAGGGATGCTCTCAGGAATGTTTTCTTCTGGTGACTCATGGTCCAATGGGCCAGCAGGGTCCGTCGTGAAGTAGGCTTCCGAGGTGGGATTCACCGGCCCATCGCTTTTGGCCCGtgacttcttcttgcccttgccttCGCGCCTCTTACGGCTTTGGTTGAGGCGGGCGGCATCCTTCTCCCACCGGTCAGGCGGGCGGTGATTTCTGAACTTGGCAAGCCATATGCCACAAGCTAGCCACTAGGTTAGTTTGATTGTGAAAGGCCTAAAGTCCGCCGAGACAAAACTTACGATTACACAAGAGCGTTTCAACCCACACcttcttgtcgtccttgGTACCAAGATTCTTCTTGACCAACCGATACGCCGCTGGCTGGCCCTCCGCATCCCGCTCGAGAATGTCAATCATGGTAACGAAACCTGGCTTATCCGAAAACTCATAGAACGGTGGGATTCCCTTGTGCTCTTGGATCCATATCTTACGCCAAGTAGGCGTCTCAATTGCGCCGCAGTTGTTACAGAATGGGGGGGATTCCCCTCTCATGATGGCAGACTCCAACCGCTCCTTGATAGTCTGTTTCTTGACCAGGTTCTTGCTGTAGCGAGGCGCATCAAAATCGCTCGGCGGGCACGGGGCCTCGGACATGAATGGCTGCGGCAAAGTCAAGATTGGCTCGTGCCCGACATCGCTGGCTGGGACGGTCGGGACTCCAGGGTCTTGCGAGGCTGGGCGCGAAGGCGGTCTAGATGTTGGCGgaagaggctgctgctggtggaagCAAGGTTCGACAACCTCGCGGCTCTCCATCACCGGCAGCGGCGCTGCAGGAACTGACACCTCTCGAGGCGACTGAGCAGGCTCAGAGGCCCTGGCGAAACCGTTTCCGACATGGTGGTTGTCCAAGTCCGCGGTGGGCCGCACGGAACCGTTCATGCTCCCAGGCGGCTGCTCGAAATGTGGAGAAAGAGCCGATTCCTGGGTCAGGCCATAATGTTGGGTTGTCGGTTGCGCCTGTGCTGGTTGTACCGGCGCCTCTTGCTCCGAAACCACCGGGTTCGGGGCAGTGTGTGATCGTT
Proteins encoded in this window:
- a CDS encoding hypothetical protein (EggNog:ENOG503P5DR; COG:S); the encoded protein is METSTPRVTCAYLNSYVGRNVMVVGKVAQIRGEDAIIDADGNISCKLNRDAHLVPGNGVQVIGKVNPDLSVKVLSSLDLGTGVDYNLANTVVEITHQHKNLFTNE